Below is a window of Sus scrofa isolate TJ Tabasco breed Duroc chromosome 3, Sscrofa11.1, whole genome shotgun sequence DNA.
agtggactggggatctggcattgccatgagctgtggtgtaagttgcaggcatggcttggatcccgagttgtggtggccatggtgtgggccagcggctgcagctccatttcgacccctggcctgggaacctcaatatgcggTGGATGTGGCCctcaagagcaagaaaaaaaaaagttttggcgTATTGTCAAAGCTGCTTTTATGCTTTTACTCAATGAGCAACAGTAGAACATTGTGTCCATTTCTTTGCACCCTTGCATCAGTGGGTATTGcaattaatttctcattttggGGGCCAATTTTATAGCTGGAAATTGAACTTACATTTGACCACCAGGGAGTATGAACATACTTCTTATCTTCGATTGCAATCtgcaatttttggtgactctcccgttgctgttctctttttcttttggggtaTATGTCTTTTTCTGATGAATTCCTATGCGAGGGGCTCCTGTACACTCAGGGTATTAACCCATTTTTTGCCATAAATGTCAAGTTTATTATGTGACTTTTCACTTTGTTCCTGCCATTTGATGTGGCattaaatttttatgtagttaAATCATCAATGGTTTCACTTATGACTTGTACCTTTATGACATTTAGAAATTCCTTCTCTCCCAAGATGACAGAAGTTAATACACGGAATTTCTAAAGTGACTTGTTAGTGAAGCTATATATCTTTTGCTTAGGAAAAATCATCCTCCGAAAAGTTTTCCTGCTTTCTCCTGCCTCctgatagtattttttaaaaagatcttataAGATTCCATTTCCACAAAAGTCCTATTAAAGTCATAACATCTAAAAAATAGAATCCAATAATGGTAGagccaaatgaaaataaaactcagCCTCGCTTTGGGGAgagtaagaatataaaataaaaggtattttatgCATCACAGTTATATTTTTAGAATCATAATATTTTCTACATGTCCTAAAAAGATTGGAAGAGAATTCAATACATTTCTTCTCCAGCCTGGCCATGCTTCTTGTTTTTAACTGCAGATTAAATTGCCCTCCTCTCCCTACCTACGCCATGAGTCTTCACTAAAGACAAGGCCTGATTTGGCACAGCCCAAATGGTTACATAATTAAGAtgcccctttttctttctttttggctttttagggctgcacccgcagcatatggaggttcccaggccaggggtcaaatcggagctgcagctgccagcctacaccacagccacagcaatgagggatccaagccacatctgtgacatacaccacagctcatggcaacaccagatccttaactcactgagcgaggccatgaatcgaacccgtgacctcatggttcctagtctgattcgtttccactgagccacaaagggaactccaagatgccccttttttttctgaccacTCTGTCTTGACTTACTAGGCAAATACCGGTAACAGGGTAGCACAGGTGTAAAGACCAGAGTCAGGCCTTTCCTGAGGCTCAGTTCTGCCATTTCTTACCTGCAGAACCTCACAAGTGACCTGACATTGCCATACCTTGGTTTTCTCTTCCATAAAACAGAGGAACTAGTCAGACTGACCTCATTGAGTCAATGCAAGAACTGAACCATCTAACACATGTACAACACTCAGCATGGGCCCTGGCATACAGTAAATAATATGCACAATACATGTTAGCTTCTATTATTACCTTAGCTTTGCTTACATTTAAGTTCTGTAAAGGTTACATTACCTCTTTTGCTAGTTTCTGTCCTTGTTCCACACATATAGGTTTTTCTTTCATATCATTCAGTCTTGCTAAAGTTTTGGGGTCATCTCGGAGATCAATCTAGTTAAGAAAGGTCAGTCACGTCCCGTCATATTATGTCATGAAAGATAAAGCATGTAGTCCCATTTAAAGCccaaatatcaaaaaaaagatcacaaaagAACCTGATTTTTTTCAACCAACCAATACAGTATTTGCTTTCTTCTGTTACTACTTCTTCCAAAAATGTGATGGAATTTATTATAACTCACAATTGAGATTAAACACGTGTCTCATTTGCTAGACCCAAGGGCCATGTGCTTGAGAGCACGACCACAAGGCAGGCCAGAGAGATTCTTCTTAAATGCATGAAATCAAAGTGGACTTACCTGAGTTCCTATTAATAAAAAGGGTACATTTGGTGCGTATTCCTTAAGTTCTGGCACCCACTCCTCTTTCACATTTTGAAACGAGGCTGGATTTACCACAGAGAAGCATATAAGGAAGACATCAGTCATTGGATAAGATAAAGGCCTCAGACGATCATAGTCTtcctgaggaagaaagaaaaaacacgtTATTTCCATTTCTGTAGTTTACGAAAAATGTGTTTCTTAGATTAGATGGTCCAAGCAGCAAAGCCAGGACTGATCCACACATGGAATATGTAGCATTCATTCGACATAAAACAACAGAATCCCATTCACATCTGCTATTCTTCCTTTAGATGTTCTGAACACCAGTGGGGTTAAAATATGACAATATCATTAACTACAatgaaattttgagaaaataccTTGCAATTATGAGAGTTGTCactggaagctttttttttttttttttggctgtgcttgcagcatgcagaagttcagggctaggaactgaacctgtgccgcagcagtaACCTgaccacagcattgacaacaccggatccttaacccactgagctaccaggaaactcccactGGAAGCATTTTTAACTGAAAAGTTGGCACACAGAACTGACTGTAGCCAGATGTCTAAGTATTGTCATTTATAATAAGTACTATATCCTGAATGTTTACCATGTGTTATCGTGAATGTGGAAACATATGACCCACATGCTCTCTTGCGTATTCCTTACTCTTCGCAACAACTAACTGTGTGACATAAGAACCATTATCTCTGTCTTCCATTTGCATAAAATGAGGaacagaagttaaataacttgtatCAGGATATACAGCAAGTAAAGATGAGATTCAAACCCTGGCAGTTTTACTCCTGAACCTACACCTTAACCACGATACAGCTTCACCAAGACCTTAAATCTATGCGTTCCCTGTTTATACAGTTTTCTTaactgtgtgtgtgggtgtgtatgcaTGCGTGCGTGAGCATGTATGTGTGAAAATTTAAAGATAGAAACATATGGAGTAAATCCACAAAAATCCCCTTCCTCCCCAATTTGCATTCCTTTCCTGAAATGCAGATTCTGCACCCTTCAGCATGTCTTGGAGACAGTTCCAGAGCAAAGTACGTTTCACTGCTATATAATTTGAAACCACTGCTTCGTACTCCATGGAAGGGCTTGTACAATTTATGGCTGATTTGGCCTCTATCACAAAGGCAGTGAAGATCCTGTTTTGCTTAGACTATTTCTGTGACACAAAATTCTGCTCATTTAGTTTCTAGTGAGCAAACAGAGTTGGGATTCCATTTTTGTCAGGGCTAGCCTCTCACCTGGTTTCAAggaaactttatcttttttttttttttgtcttttgtccttttagggc
It encodes the following:
- the RHOQ gene encoding rho-related GTP-binding protein RhoQ isoform X2, with protein sequence MAHGPGALMLKCVVVGDGAVGKTCLLMSYANDAFPEEYVPTVFDHYAVSVTVGGKQYLLGLYDTAGQEDYDRLRPLSYPMTDVFLICFSVVNPASFQNVKEEWVPELKEYAPNVPFLLIGTQIDLRDDPKTLARLNDMKEKPICVEQGQKLAKEVRAAMWNVQL
- the RHOQ gene encoding rho-related GTP-binding protein RhoQ isoform X3, whose product is MPTTPSRRSTCPPSSTTTQEDYDRLRPLSYPMTDVFLICFSVVNPASFQNVKEEWVPELKEYAPNVPFLLIGTQIDLRDDPKTLARLNDMKEKPICVEQGQKLAKEIGACCYVECSALTQKGLKTVFDEAIIAILTPKKHTVKKRIGSRCINCCLIT